A genomic window from Verrucomicrobiia bacterium includes:
- a CDS encoding AsmA-like C-terminal region-containing protein, protein MKVVKIISIIVVVLIVVVLALVGAGIYFTNRYLQTPAFKEEVLKAARSALGTDVSIDSFQASLFSGVELHGVTIGNPTGFTGNLLTAEAFTLRYRLLPLLSRRVEIKELSLDKPIITLSQNDKNEWNYEAIGTQEDSTNSKPIEVKPTPAAPTPATSAKAEAAAPLDIVLSKLAITQGALSLVSDKDKAIVKVEGINFSSAVSLIDKKLAGTARAGIDEINLSDALFVKKVATSVTLVTDEVKLAPLTGKVADGTLAGDVAVNFGDGLKYTVNLQVKDSDVAKLLQDAKTKPVMSGKLTATTALTGTGGLPTIVGNGRAEIDGGQLMEIPILNLLAGLLQMDALHDLKFSECVLEFSISNNVMQTPVIRLTSPQVQITGKGSVALADYSLNHDLTITFAKGALGTAPKEILGLFTEQANGSLALSFHVSGPYSSPKTDLTQRIAQGLGQQLIEKGLQKLFK, encoded by the coding sequence AAGCAGCGCGCTCAGCCCTCGGGACAGATGTAAGCATCGATAGTTTCCAAGCGTCGCTTTTCAGCGGCGTTGAGTTGCACGGTGTGACCATTGGTAATCCCACGGGCTTCACTGGGAATTTACTTACTGCCGAGGCTTTCACACTGCGGTACCGCTTGCTGCCGTTATTGAGTCGGCGCGTGGAGATTAAGGAACTCTCGCTCGACAAGCCCATCATTACTCTCTCTCAAAACGACAAGAACGAGTGGAATTACGAAGCTATCGGCACCCAAGAAGATTCAACCAATTCGAAGCCCATCGAGGTCAAGCCGACGCCCGCGGCGCCGACACCAGCGACATCGGCAAAGGCCGAAGCGGCTGCCCCGCTCGATATTGTTCTCTCCAAGCTTGCCATCACACAGGGCGCGCTGTCGCTCGTCAGCGATAAGGACAAGGCGATCGTGAAGGTGGAGGGCATTAATTTCTCAAGTGCCGTGAGCCTGATCGACAAGAAGCTGGCCGGTACTGCCAGGGCGGGCATCGACGAGATTAACCTATCCGACGCGCTCTTTGTCAAGAAAGTCGCCACGTCCGTGACACTCGTGACAGACGAAGTGAAACTGGCGCCGTTGACCGGCAAGGTGGCCGATGGCACGTTGGCAGGGGATGTCGCCGTGAACTTCGGCGATGGACTCAAATACACTGTCAACCTTCAGGTGAAAGATTCGGATGTGGCGAAGCTATTGCAGGACGCCAAGACGAAGCCTGTGATGAGTGGCAAGCTGACGGCGACGACGGCATTGACCGGCACTGGCGGGCTACCAACGATTGTCGGCAATGGTCGCGCGGAAATCGACGGCGGTCAATTAATGGAGATCCCCATATTGAACCTGCTGGCGGGGCTCCTGCAAATGGACGCGCTCCATGACCTGAAGTTCAGCGAGTGCGTGCTGGAATTCTCCATCAGTAACAACGTGATGCAGACGCCGGTCATTCGTCTCACATCACCGCAAGTACAAATCACCGGCAAAGGTTCCGTCGCGCTGGCGGACTACTCGCTGAACCATGACCTGACGATAACTTTTGCCAAGGGCGCGCTCGGTACCGCTCCAAAGGAAATCCTGGGTCTCTTCACCGAGCAGGCAAACGGCTCGCTGGCGCTGAGTTTCCACGTATCGGGGCCTTACAGTTCGCCGAAGACCGACCTCACCCAGCGCATTGCCCAAGGTCTCGGCCAGCAACTGATCGAGAAAGGCCTGCAGAAGTTGTTC